CTCGTCGTCCGTCTCGCTTCCTGACAGCATCATCAAACCTGCGCAAAACAAAacgaaacacaaaaaaaaacagcatgagaGGACGGGACGACACGTAACGTCAGTCTCTCAGCCGCACAAGCTGTCTGGGGAGGCAGCTGATGTGTCAGAAGCAAGCTGTCAAGTTCAGCCATGTGATTCATATAaggagaagggaggaggagggagggagggaggaaggaggaggaggaggagggggggacgTCACAAAGGCTGGTCTGATGCTGTGTCAGTTATAAAACCTGCCTCAACAAATACAAACCAGGTCTGTTTTACAGACAGAATAAAGGGAGCAGCAGAAAATGTACAAAGATGACAGAGGAGCTTTCTTTACTGATTAAAGCCAATCACAATCACACAGGGCCTGCATGGATTAAGCTGCTGACTGCTGCTTTAATCCAGAATATTTAGACAGCATGGATTTTTATTATAGGTACATGGTGATTGGTAATTTACACCACTACCAGTAACAGAATCACAGTAATCAGTGGCTGAGAGTGATCCTGGTAGGAGCAGTGAGGAAGGAGCAAGAAAGTTCCCAAAGTCTGAGCGGCCAACAGGATGAGGTAATTACGTAGGCTGGGAGCGAGGGGAAGGGGGAGGGGAGACCTGTTGCAAATCAGCGTCTCCAGACTAAACAAAAGAATCTGGGGCTGCCTGAGTCTTTGTGCGCATTTCAAAAGTTTCTGCTCGTAAACGCTGACTTTTGGTGTAAAGCTGAAACATCACGTTCTCACAGAAAGAGCGGAAAAGTCGTTTTAAGCCGAAGGACGCGCCGCTTTTGTGAGTTTGAACAACTTGTAAGGGGCTTtctattgtgtgtatgtgtgcgcgcCGCACCACGAGGTCCACCAATGTAACAAGGCAACTTCCCCACAATGAGGTCAGGATCCACATTAGCCCACATTCTGGACTCCTATCACGGTTAAAAAGCGCTCGGGACGCGTTTCcggtcagaaaaaaaagtgtgtgtttaaaaacataaagaaacaaAGACACCAAGTATCACATTATGGAAATGTTACTACTCGCACCACCTTCTTAAGACAAAAGTAGCACAGCCGTGAGTTAAATGAGCTTTTCACACCCGCAGACGTGACGCGCCGTTTGAGCCACTTTGACGTTTTAAAAACGAACTTAACCTAAATTACAGCGTGgccacaaaaaacaacacaaacacagcgagCCCGCGTCCCGTCCACACCTGAAGAAAACACGAATAAATACGCACACAGGAGCTGTAAAAGCCACTTATATGGAGTTCTGACATCGCGCCAGCACATGGCAGAAAAAGCCCCCTGTCATGTCTGGAAGGGAAACAATAGGCTGCATGGTTTGCATATGAGGGCAACTCGCTCCGTTAAACGCTCTTTCTGCCGCTTTAAACTCTTTTTCCAACACTTACATCTCATCCTAAGCATCACACTTACCCTTTTTTGTCTTCATCTCCGTTTGAAAAATGCCCACTTAATCCTCTTCGTCAAGCgcagaaagaaaacagtgtttttcttctttcctcctgaTATtcccagcgtgtgtgtgtgaatatccGAAAATTCATGCAAACTCCTTCCTCTTTTTGCgccttgttttccctcctgagTCGTCCTTGTTTGGAGGCTTGAAGGTGGGGTTACCTGAGATCTCTGCGTCCCTTCGGCTCAAAGCCCTTTTTCtcattgactgtgtgtgtttgatcctGAAACTGGGTGACAGCTATCTTTGACAGCTGCGTGACTCAACGCACAGAGATCCTCCCACCGAGCGGAGCGCAGGAAAAAATCTGACATCAGCATGGCTTGTTGTTCCACTGACATGGATACAGAGCGGCTGCAGCTTCAAACCGCCGCGGACCCCCTCTAAACCCAAATCAACacctctgcgtgtgtgtgtgtgtttaatttcatTAAGATAAGCGGGATAAAGAGGGGCTGGTTTAGGCGGGCAGGCagaatgacaacaacaacaacaacaacaacaggctgGTGGAGCACTGCGGACCTCGTGGTGACTCAAACCACAatgaaaaatcacattattgCGACAGTCTGTGCTCCAGAATAGGATTTGTGGTCCTAAACTTGACTTTTTATACTGTGTATACTTTGTGTGTAACACTACTGCGCATGTTCCCTCTCATCTTTTCACATTTAGTCGTAAAAACCTACAGTGTaggtgtatttttattttttaaataaaatctaaaGTAGCCGACTGTTGCTCTAATTCCTCACAGGAATGAGGAAATGTATACAATAGATGGAGGCGCGATGTGTCCCTGCACCATGCTGGAGGTTAGTGCACCAGTCCAGGTTACTATAAAGACAAAAGCCACGGCGGAGGGAAGCGATCAATGCCTCTTCATTTGTATGCGGTGCACAGCCCTGCGACAGCTGCTGTAGCATCGCCTCTGTGCATGCGTTTGTTCCCACACaggggcttttttttcttttcctttctttttctgtttcagcGAAATGTCGCCCCCGCGTGTCTACACGCGGTACTGCAGCTGAGTGCAGCCTGGCCTGCTGTACAGTAAGTCACCTGATGCCCTCTAGTGGTTGATATAGGATACTGCATGTGATCTAAGCTCTGTCTCAAACATTTAAGACAACTCAATCTATATTTCAAAAGTAATAACAACAATCTAGTTTCTATATAATAATATAGGTGACAAAAATAATCACAAACAATTATTCAATTATGTAActttcctctttatttttaatataaaataacattaCAGCTTTGCAGTTTAAAGTGACTCAGCTGAGGTAATGTTTATATTAAGCCTTCACAAACATAAGCTCTGTGACAATGTggtaaaaacagacacatgagCTGGTCTGGCCTGCAGAAGCTTCCTATTCCAGCCCATCAGATCCACTGTGAGCCAGCTGAAACAGAGATCATAGTTATTGACCAGGCAATATAATGTGACCATTAAtttcatacatttaaaaaaacatacaatgtAAGTTTTCTTTTCActattttaaacaaaaacatttgtttgtataGTGTAACTTCTCATTGAGAGGTGCTGTAGGAGGGAATACAAATGaaatgtgttattatttatacATGTTTTCAGACTACTTTCATCGGTTTCCCTTTGACTCACAGAGTGacagttgtttatttttgtaaacagTTTTTCTTCAGATCATGCGCCTCCTGTTTCACGTTATCGCTAAACTTACCGGACGGTGACGCATCAAATCCTTCACATTTGTTGATGCGCTGCTCAGAACTGTGTGACGCTACATACGCACGATACCGGAAATAAGAGGCCTgttgctttcaaaataaaacgacAATAATTAAGACTTTctaattaattatatttttctgtaGCTTTTATTATATCTagtaatttaaataattttatcTTTGCTTTTTGTTCCTTTAGTTCAATGACTACAAAACAATAATCAATGTTTGCCTCAATTCAAGGGCAATAAGACTTTTAAACAGTTCATTATATTTAGATAATTTTCACACATTTGTAATTTAgtataaacaacacaatggCTTCAATTTAAGCTCACTGAAACCCATAAACTATATGCCATAGGTCTAATGATGTGACTTTAAAATTATGTTATCACTGGGTTAGATTGCTTCTACTTACATACAAATTATTTTAAAAGTGAGCCTAATATTAATATGAAAAGTACATCATAGTGTCACGGACAATAACCTCCCCATAAACATCTCTTTGGTTATactggattttattttgaaatccatTAAGCGGAAGTTGCTTTGAGTACATCCTGCCTGACTTGACCGGTGCAGATCCGGACTGGATCCAGTTACAGTTTGAAGTCTAAAATTAGGGAGGCACCCCATCTGCAAATGACGCAAGAAGGCTAAAGTGGACGGTGTGCTGGTGTCCGTGTGTGAACGGTGACAGGACCCGGGTCCATGGAAACGCTCGTCTACAACTTTGCTGTTGTTGATGACATGGACGGTATTTTTAGCCGTTGTTGTCATCTTTCCGTAACAGCCCGGCTGCGGTGATCGGTATAAAGGACTCGTTGAAAATGCAGTTGTACAACAGTGTGCTGACACACTACCCGAGGTCGTCTCGCAAAGTTACAATAACTTTGTCGAGCGCGTCTGAGCGTTTGAACGGGACGACAACAAGTTCCCCAGAGTCTGACAGACCGGGATTTACGCAGCAGGACGCTGATCCGGTGACAGAGACTGCGCCTTCCGCAAACATGCCTGCCTTTTCTTGTTACGAAGCTTCATCTATGAGGCCGATTTACTTCACGTCGACTGCTGAGATATTAATCCGCAGACCTGATGGAGTGGAGAGGTCTGTGCCTGTTCATATCGTGAGGGAGTCCACAAGCAAAGCCCCCTCTCCTCACTCACACACCGGTGAGGACACGCTGTGTAATGACTCTGGGGTGATAGTGGACTTGATAGATCACCTGAGAAATGGAACAGACGAGCTTTTCTCTGACTGCCCACACCTGGTTGGAAATCACCTTATCAACAGCAGCACCATCACTGGACCCAGAATAGAAGGGTTCAAGAGGACATTGGAGAATTCAGATGAGGATGAGGCAGCCTCACTGACTGACACCCCCTACAGAACTAATGGATGGGCCTCAGCACATGAAGAGGAGCTGGTCCCCCACGGGGCGGCTCTGCCTGAACATCTCATGAATGAGGACATGAGTGAAGCTGCTCCAGTGTCAGATGAGAGACGAGCCTTTGAGCTCAGCGTCCTGCAGGAGTCTCCTCAGCAGAGAGGGGACGCCAGCGATAAAGTCACCCGGTACCTGGCTGAAGTGGAGAAGCAGAACAAGTACCTCCAGGAGAGGTACAAATACAGGTACCACATCATTCCAGATGGCAACTGTCTGTACAGAGCAGTGTGCAAAGCCACGTACGGGGACCAGGCCAGACACGGGGAGCTGAGGGAGCTGACGGTGCACCACATAGCTGACCACCTGGATGAGTTCAACCCCATCATCGAGGGGGACGTTGGAGAGTTCCTGATCAATGCGGCGCAGGACGGTGCCTGGGCCGGCTACCCCGAACTTCTCGCCATGAGCCAGATGCTGAACGTCAACATCCACCTCACAACAGGGGGCAGTTTGGAGAGTCCCACTGTCTCCACCATGGTGCACTATCTCGGGGAGGAGGATGCTTCCAAGCCGGCCATCTGGCTGAGTTGGCTCAGCAACGGTCACTATGACGTCCTCTTGGACAGGTGTCTCCCCAACCCGGAGTACGAGGACTGGTGCAGACACTCCCAGATGCAAAGAAAACGAGACGAGGAGCTGGCGAAGTCGATGGCAGCCTCGTTGTCTAAAATGTACATTGAACAGAATGGTTCTGCGTGAAACGAATGGACTGTTTGAGGAGGACGCAGACGTGCTGTCTCAGCTTTAAGTTATTTTTTATAAGGTTTATATCCTGAACAGAAAGAGGTGCAGTGCACATACTTTGCCAGCATTTCCACATTAGAGGTAGTTGTCTCTGAAAGGGTGTGAGAGTGTGTTGCTCTTGAGTTTGGATCATGTTGACATGAGTGCTTTTGGAGTATCCAGTATTTATTTGCCTTTTCTTGGCAGACCAGTTATTTTTCTACGATGCTTTGTTGGCACAATATTTTTTCAGATACAGAGAAACCTGGTCTGCATTATCTGATAGCTGCTCTCTTATTTGCACAAAAAGTCCTGTTGGGAGAGTTTGATTTGTGTCTGTGAGAACATGGGTTCACTTTGACTTATTCCAGTTGTTTTTCGGGATATGACAACATATTTGGAAATAAAGTTTTGAAAAAAAGCTGTTGCAGTGACTGTTTGACACACGTTTGGAGAGAGATGGGGCACCGTGCTGTTCTAATATGTGCAGAATGTGGTCTGTCTGGCTTAAATAAGACAAGCCTTCCCTGAGTCTTAGTTGGATGGCAGCACCTGGTGCTCTTAAACTATCAGCCTGTATTATTGTGCATTGACAGTGACTTCACAGAAGTCACCAATGCTCAGGTACACTAATGcactcctcctcatcatcatcatcatcatcatcagggcTGTTAAACTGTGTGCAGGTAACAAGCCAAGTGAGTCCTAGGTCAGGGCTCAGACCACAGCACAGGCCCAAAACATCCCTgctattaaaatacatacataatacaTTCATTTGAATCATTTTGCTTGGTGTAGTTTTCAAATACTTGCTTTTATTGGGACTAAGTTCAtaataataaactaataaaacatataaaactataataaCTGCAGTTGTAGCATGATGCATGATGTTTTGCTCATGGTCTTTTGTCCATAGTAATTATAGTTGCGCTTTTCTCCCACTAGGTGGCAGTGTAAACCCCGGTATGGTTAGACCAAGTTTCTGCGTCGTTAAAAGATGTTTAAGTGACTCCACAGTGGGATTATCGAACATAATGCAGTGAAATTGACCAAAAATCAATAAGTATATTATTGTAAGCTGCTATGATGAGATATTGATCATGTTTTTATAAGTTTATACCATTCATAAATTATTGATTAGACTACAAAAGGGAGATTTGGAGACGCTGATGATAAACTTTAGTTTCAGCTTCCTGACACATGAGTATAACATCACTGTGTTAGACGTGActtttggggatttttttttgcctctgaaaGCTTCGCGGTGACGTAACGCTGCAGACACCAGGGGGAAAAGTTTTAATATTTTCTAATGCAGGAGGAGGGACAGGCTGCTGCCGCTCTGCTCCACCGCGTCCCCCACGGATCATAAACCACCGAGCAGAGGGCAGGTGAGAGTGGACCGGGTGGGCTGTCTCACCGCAGTACTGGCACGCAGTCAgagcgcgcgcgcacacacacacacacacgcagggagCGCAGGGAAAGTCAATGACAGACAGTCCCCTCCGGTGTGTGTCTGAAGGATTTCCACGCACAAAACCGAAGCTCGACGCAGTTCATCCTGCGTGCTCTGAAGTTACCGGATACTTCTGACACAAACccggagaagaagaagaagaaaaggaggaggagcagcagccgaGCCGGCGGTCTTGTGGCTCTCTGACCTGAGAAAAGGTGTGCCAGCGGTGGACATGTCGGGGCACCGGGTGCAGTTCGCGGACCTTCCTTCGAGTGACCACAAAGGAAGTCTCAAATTTCACAGTAAGTGAAATTATTGAGAATATCTGCTGACCTTGATTTCACCACAACTCCTCGTGGCGGCTTCATGTGTAAGACTGAAGTTTGGGAACTTCTCAAGGATGTATTTTAAGATCTACTACCTCTTTCACTGAAAACATGTTTGcggtctctgttttctttggtgtgtttgtgtgctgctgcttcagtgatGGTCACTCAGTGGAAGCTGCTTAAATGTTGTCTTCAGTTCACcttcaaatgaaaagaaaagtttaGATGGATAACAtcacactgtgtttgtgctccCACTCACCTGAagtttgcttgtgtgtgctgctggTAACTTTTCATGTGTTCATGTCTGACCTCAGTGATGCTACCTTCAGGTGTATTTAGTGGCTCCCACCGGGGTCACACTCAGAGGATGTGATGGAATGAGCTGTGCCTGCCTCCGCTGCCGTGTGCTGCAGTCTATGAACTACAgcctgagacacacagaaactgagCTCATCTCCATGGTGACAGCTCTGAGTGACAGAGCACGTGAGAAAGGACGCAATGGAAAATTGCCAGTTTGCTGCAAAGCCCTCTAAAAGGCTGCATCTACAGTACAGTATAGCACACTCACGTCGCTGGCTGTCTGAGAGCGCATGTGCATTTTTGTGATGTGTATCCGTGGTGGCAGTCTGATGTGTATGTTTCTGTCATTGCATGTGGACAGCAGGGTGCAGAGTGCTGATGCTGCATGCGGGTGATGCTCAGGTTGTATGCAGGGTTGATGTGTagaacagcacagcagcagcttcagcagtgaAGCACACAAACTGACTCAGCcccttttagtttttttctccctgctgCTGAGAAGCAGGCGACAGCGGTCGAGTTTCAACTCCTCTCTCTTATGTCCTTCTGATGTCCACACTCACAACACACATGAGCGACCTCACATGCATCCCTGGTTCAAGGCCCAGGTGGTGAACTCAACAGGGTAGATGGCCAAGCTGCTATTGCTGTTCATCGGGATGTCAAATAAAAACTTTCACAGCTCTCTCCGTTCATTTCAAACTGCTGTAAGAGCTAATGATCTTGGTGTCACATTAAGGGAACACATTGGCTCTGAGGGAGCACTGTTGTCTCTTCCTGCACAATTTACATGCAATGTGTTTTCACATTGTTGAAGATACATTCCTGTGTTATCGTCATGCTGCTCTAGGTGATTTTATATTGATTACGTTCatggttttatttaaaaaacatgttttcatatgTATCATGTGTGGATGTGAGCTAGAAGACAGGGTCAGGTATTTAGTCCATAATTATTATGGTTACTTCAGGGACAACACCAAGCCACCACACTGGCTCAGGTTTTAATCCTCAGACATGTATTGAGTCATTTAACTGTGGTCTGGATTAACCCTCCTTTGTACCTGGCGTGTTtcaccatttttttctgttttgacctcaggtgttgttttgctgttcaCCAAGGTCTCAGTGGGATGCGTCGTCGTCTTCCATGTACACTCCTGACAATGTCTACGTTCAATCTAGGGTTAATACCACTGGTGGACGTGTGATCATAGGTCACAAAACTACACTTTGATTGCTTGGCATGATGTTTCAGCGTTGTTGCTTCCAAAGTCCCAGTTTCTGCCTTTCCAGACTGCTCCACAGCATAGAACAGGCTCATCAGCATATCCATAATTAATGATAATGCTAGCTTAACGTGGATGCTAGACATAAACATAGCCAAATAGTGAAGTATTACCCAGTTAAATGGCTCTCACCGTGGATACAGCAGAT
This portion of the Parambassis ranga chromosome 20, fParRan2.1, whole genome shotgun sequence genome encodes:
- the otud1 gene encoding OTU domain-containing protein 1 translates to MQLYNSVLTHYPRSSRKVTITLSSASERLNGTTTSSPESDRPGFTQQDADPVTETAPSANMPAFSCYEASSMRPIYFTSTAEILIRRPDGVERSVPVHIVRESTSKAPSPHSHTGEDTLCNDSGVIVDLIDHLRNGTDELFSDCPHLVGNHLINSSTITGPRIEGFKRTLENSDEDEAASLTDTPYRTNGWASAHEEELVPHGAALPEHLMNEDMSEAAPVSDERRAFELSVLQESPQQRGDASDKVTRYLAEVEKQNKYLQERYKYRYHIIPDGNCLYRAVCKATYGDQARHGELRELTVHHIADHLDEFNPIIEGDVGEFLINAAQDGAWAGYPELLAMSQMLNVNIHLTTGGSLESPTVSTMVHYLGEEDASKPAIWLSWLSNGHYDVLLDRCLPNPEYEDWCRHSQMQRKRDEELAKSMAASLSKMYIEQNGSA